From Penaeus vannamei isolate JL-2024 chromosome 12, ASM4276789v1, whole genome shotgun sequence, the proteins below share one genomic window:
- the Mi-2 gene encoding chromodomain-helicase-DNA-binding protein Mi-2 homolog isoform X1 — MPSDVEETEYREEEEEQGEGEEEEQDQGDSNEEEQDEEWGGGKRKRKKSKKRKSSRGERGRKKRKKKDESESEGEYEEEGGRVDSDNQEETPKGRGRGKGRGRPPATPTATVPESNNFTGGGDQMPTVAEVCESFGLNDVELEYTDSDFQNLTTYKLFQQHVRPLLAKENPRVPVSKLMMLVAAKWREFTARNQQQEEEEEDEIVEEEEEEEPEPAPVQITPKGRGRPRKAKVDEEVEEDFDDDSEGVGKKKRGRKRTATAEGKNKKGGKVPTLKIKLGKRKKDTSVSLGHTKGLNKNNEPVLQESQKEDESSQDSDAEFEQMLAEAEDMNKAEDEAEQQNAPKKKAKTKIGNKNKRKKRMKAKDEDGYETDHQSPPNQDYCEVCQQGGEIILCDTCPKAYHLVCLEPELEEAPEGKWSCPTCESEGVKEEDEHMEYCKVCKDGGELLCCDSCVNAYHTYCLSPPLFEVPEGEWTCQRCACEPLPGKVQKILFWRYVDPPKPPENWKEIVGDKWEKYQFKQLREFLVKWVDMSYWHCSWISELMLDVHHPQMLRSYFKKFDPDEPPVPGMDDDDEVGSQRRGKSIDPNSLEERYYKYGIKSTWLKIHRVLNHRSLRDGTIQYLVKWRDLPYDQATWEDEDEEIIGLKTAIEFYHDLRAACNADAVGKSKKGKKKGKARARELGEEDREPSSPRRYTPPPDKPVTNLSKKWEKQPDYLDMTGLSLHEYQLEGVNWLRYSWGQGTDTILADEMGLGKTIQTIAFLYSLYKEGHSKGPFLVAVPLSTIINWEREFEMWAPDFYVVTYVGDRESRSMIREHELSFEEGAVRSASKATRIRTTNVKFNVLLTSYEMISMDQACLGSLEWACLVVDEAHRLKSNQSKFFRVLNQYNIVYRLLLTGTPLQNNLEELFHLLNFLCPEKFSDLSSFQNEFEDIAKEDQIKKLHDLLGPHMLRRLKTDVLKNMPTKSEFIIRVELSPLQKKYYKYILTRNFEALNSRGGGQQVSLLNIVMDLKKCCNHPYLFPAAAEEAPKLPNGMYVSRDLVKASGKFILLESMLEKLKRDGHRVLIFSQMTRMLDVLEDFCEGMGYKYERIDGGITGQARQEAIDRFNAPGAQQFIFLLSTRAGGLGINLATADTVIIYDSDWNPHNDIQAFSRAHRIGQANKVMIYRFVTRNSVEERVTQVAKRKMMLTHLVVRPGMGSKATNFSKQELDDILRFGTEELFKEEEGKEDEAIHYDNQAIEELLDRTKEGIEQKENWANEYLSSFKVASYVTKEGEEEEMEDVEVLKQEADNTDSLYWERLLRHHFEQQQEDLARTLGKGKRVRKQVNYNDAADGREDLSWQEQGSDYNSDFSMPSDNDNDDEFDEKNETEGGRRSRRRGDRGDRDRPLPPLLARVGGNIEVLGFNARQRKAFLNAVMRYGMPPQEAFNSQWLVRDLRGKSEKCFRAYTSLFMRHLCEPGNDNAETFADGVPREGLSRQHVLTRIGVMSLIRKKISEFETINGHYSMPEALNRPVEPAVVDGGKSNGTSASGTPATSVTPSPAPSVKGESEDKEEDKKEEAKKEEDKKTEDKEKKDEKETEKEEEKKEEKVEKKEEEKTEGEKEKKEEPAETPEVKAEEEEKKETEQTEKTEKPEEEKKEEPEKMEVEETKKEEEKKEEVKMETEEKEQKEGEQKTEEKEEAEVKTEKVEKTEDDKETEKKEEVKKEEEEKEEEKDKEKEKEKEGDKDKEKDKDKKEEDDKKDSKKKDVDSVAKRKFMFNIADGGFTELHTLWQNEEKAAVPGREYEIWHRRHDYWLLAGIVTHGYGRWQDIQNDVRFAIINEPFKMDVGKGNFLEIKNKFLARRFKQLLEQALVIEEQLRRAAFLNLQQDPHHPACTLNARFAEVECLAESHQHLSKESLAGNKPANAVLNKVLNQLEELLSDMKSDVTRLPASLARIPPVAQRLQMSERSILSRLASGAGNVDKSAQGAGEGQISTTFPGGFTPTGALPTLGNANFANFRPQYSLPGAATGPGVPSVQVSSLQSLGASLHMLAASNPLLDPHLSMQQPPTSHSGAISAATRASLLLHQQQQQQLQQHSGDTKNLIYLD; from the exons ATGCCCTCGGACGTGGAGGAAACGGAGTACAGAG aggaggaggaggagcaaggggaaggggaggaagaagaacaagatcaAGGTGATTcaaatgaagaagaacaagatgaagagtggggtggaggaaagcggaaacgaaagaaaagtaaaaagagaaaatcgTCACGTGGTGAGCGAGGgcggaaaaaacgaaagaagaaagatgagagtgagagt GAAGGTGAATATGAAGAAGAGGGTGGTCGTGTTGACTCAGACAATCAAGAAGAGACCCCGAAAGGAAGGGGGCGTGGAAAGGGACGTGGGAGACCTCCTGCAACTCCCACAGCAACAGTACCAGAATCAA ATAATTTCACAGGTGGAGGAGATCAGATGCCAACTGTTGCTGAGGTGTGTGAAAGCTTTGGTCTGAATGATGTCGAATTGGAGTACACTGATTCAGACTTTCAGAATTTGACAACTTACAAGTTGTTCCAGCAACATGTGCGTCCACTTCTGGCTAAGGAAAATCCAAGG GTACCAGTGTCAAAGTTGATGATGTTGGTAGCTGCAAAGTGGCGTGAATTCACGGCTCGCAAtcagcagcaggaagaggaggaggaagatgaaattgtagaagaggaggaagaagaggaaccagAACCAGCACCGGTACAA ATAACACCCAAGGGTCGAGGACGCCCTAGAAAAGCCAAGGTAGATGAAGAAGTTGAGgaagattttgatgatgatagtgagggcGTGGGTAAGAAGAAACGTGGCCGAAAACGCACTGCTACAGctgaaggaaaaaacaaaaagggtGGAAAAGTTCCAACTTTGAAGATTAagttagggaagaggaagaaggacaccTCGGTGAGTCTG GGCCACACCAAAGGACTGAACAAAAACAATGAGCCGGTCCTGCAGGAGTCCCAGAAA GAGGATGAGTCAAGCCAAGACAGTGATGCAGAGTTTGAGCAAATGTTAGCTGAGGCAGAGGACATGAATAAGGCTGAAGATGAGGCAGAACAGCAAAATGCGCCCAAAAAGAAAGCCAAAACCAAGATTGGCAACAAAAATAAGCGTAAAAAACGTATGAAGGCAAAGGATGAGGATGGATATGAAACAGATCAtcaa TCTCCCCCAAATCAGGATTACTGCGAGGTATGTCAGCAGGGTGGTGAGATCATCCTTTGTGACACTTGTCCTAAGGCTTACCATCTGGTGTGTCTTGAACCAGAATTGGAAGAGGCTCCTGAGGGCAAGTGGTCATGCCCCACTTGTGAGTCAGAGGGAGTCAAGGAAGAAGATGAACATATGGAGTACTGTAAAGTTTGTAAG GATGGTGGTGAACTTCTTTGCTGTGATTCATGTGTGAATGCCTACCATACATATTGTTTGTCACCACCTTTGTTTGAAGTACCTGAAGGAGAATGGACCTGTCAGCGCTGTGCTTGTGAACCTTTGCCAGGAAAAGTCCAGAAGATCCTATTCTGGAG ATATGTTGACCCTCCAAAGCCACCAGAGAATTGGAAGGAGATTGTTGGAGACAAATGGGAAAAATATCAGTTCAAACAGCTGCGAGAGTTTTTGGTGAAGTGGGTTGATATGTCATACTGGCACTGCTCTTGGATTTCTGAACTCATGTTGGATGTACATCATCCTCAG atGTTGCGCTCATACTTCAAAAAGTTTGATCCAGATGAGCCACCTGTACCTGGTATGGATGACGACGATGAAGTAGGGTCACAAAGACGTGGCAAAAGCATTGATCCAAACTCCTTGGAAGAAAG ATATTACAAATATGGAATTAAGTCCACCTGGTTGAAAATCCATCGTGTGTTGAACCATCGTTCTTTGCGGGATGGAACCATACAGTATCTTGTGAAATGGCGAGACTTACCCTATGACCAAGCTACatgggaagatgaggatgaagagattATTGGCTTAAAAACTGCAATTGAGTTTTATCATGATCTGAGAGCAGCATGTAATGCTGATGCTG ttggtaagagtaagaaaggaaagaagaaaggcaagGCAAGGGCACGAGAATTGGGAGAAGAAGATCGTGAGCCTTCTTCACCCCGGCGATACACTCCTCCACCTGATAAACCAGTAACGAACCTCAGTAAGAAGTGGGAGAAGCAGCCAGACTACCTGGATATGACTGGGCTCTCACTTCACGAGTATCAGCTTGAGGGTGTTAATTGGTTACG ATATTCTTGGGGTCAGGGAACAGACACCATCTTGGCTGATGAGATGGGTCTTGGAAAGACAATTCAGACCATTGCATTTTTGTATTCACTCTACAAAGAAGGACACTCTAAAGGTCCCTTCCTTGTAGCTGTCCCACTCTCCACCATCATTAATTGGGAAAGAGAGTTTGAGATGTGGGCCCCAGACTTCTATGTTGTTACATATGTAGGTGACAGAGAATCACGATCTATGATTCGTGAGCATGAATTGTCATTTGAGGAAGGAGCAGTGCGAAGTGCATCAAAAGCCACACGTATCCGTACAACAAATGTAAAATTCAATGTACTTCTAACCTCCTATGAGATGATATCTATGGATCAAGCTTGCCTAGGATCATTAGAGTGGGCATGCTTGGTTGTAGATGAAGCTCACAGATTGAAGAGTAACCAGTCTAAG TTCTTCCGTGTGCTGAACCAGTACAACATCGTTTATCGTCTGCTTTTAACTGGAACCCCACTTCAAAACAACCTGGAGGAACTTTTCCATTTACTCAACTTCTTGTGTCCTGAAAAATTCTCTGATCTATCATCCTTCCAAAATGAATTTGAAGATATTGCAAAAGAAGATCAGATTAAAAAACTGCACGATTTGCTTGGACCTCACATGTTGAGAAGATTGAAGACTGATGTACTCAAG AACATGCCAACCAAGTCAGAGTTCATCATTCGTGTGGAGTTATCACCACTGCAGAAGAAATACTACAAATACATTCTTACCCGTAATTTTGAAGCCCTTAACTCAAGAGGAGGAGGCCAGCAG gtttcttTGCTCAACATTGTCATGGATCTGAAGAAGTGTTGCAACCATCCATACCTCTTCCCAGCAGCAGCAGAGGAGGCCCCAAAGCTGCCAAATGGAATGTATGTAAGCAGAGACCTTGTGAAGGCCAGTGGCAAGTTCATTCTCCTGGAGAGTATGTTGGAGAAGCTCAAACGTGATGGCCATCG tgTGTTGATTTTCTCCCAGATGACAAGGATGTTAGATGTTTTGGAAGACTTCTGTGAGGGCATGGGTTACAAATATGAAAGAATTGATGGTGGCATCACTGGTCAAGCTCGTCAAGAAGCCATTGATAG ATTCAATGCTCCAGGTGCCCAgcagtttattttcttattgtctaCTCGTGCTGGTGGTTTAGGTATCAACTTGGCCACTGCAGATACTGTCATCATCTATGATTCTGATTGGAATCCACATAACGATATTCAAGCTTTCTCCAGAGCTCATCGTATTGGTCAGGCAAATAAG GTGATGATTTACCGGTTTGTGACTCGTAACTCTGTTGAAGAAAGAGTCACACAGGTTGCTAAGAGAAAGATGATGTTGACTCACTTGGTTGTCCGTCCTGGAATGGGATCAAAAGCCACAAACTTCTCCAAACAAGAATTGGATGATATCTTGAG GTTTGGTACAGAAGAACTTTTCAAagaagaggaaggcaaagaggatGAAGCTATCCATTATGATAACCAGGCTATTGAGGAACTCCTTGACCGTACAAAGGAGGGTATTGAACAGAAGGAGAACTGGGCTAATGAGTATCTCAGCTCTTTCAAGGTTGCTTCATATGTTaccaaagaaggggaagag gaggaaatggaagatgtTGAGGTTTTGAAGCAAGAAGCAGATAATACAGATTCCCTTTACTGGGAACGACTTTTGCGCCATCACTTCGAACAACAACAGGAAGATCTGGCAAGAACTCTTGGAAAGGGTAAACGAGTCAGGAAACAG GTGAACTACAACGATGCAGCAGATGGTAGAGAAGATCTTAGCTGGCAAGAACAGGGATCAGACTACAACTCTGACTTCTCCATGCcatctgacaatgataatgatgatgaatttgatgaaaagaatgaaa CTGAAGGAGGCCGTAGATCACGCCGTCGTGGTGACAGAGGTGACCGTGATCGTCCATTGCCGCCACTTCTTGCCCGAGTTGGAGGAAATATTGAA GTTCTGGGATTCAATGCCAGACAACGCAAGGCTTTCCTCAATGCAGTTATGCGTTATGGAATGCCTCCTCAAGAAGCTTTCAACTCTCAATG GTTGGTACGAGACCTCCGAGGCAAGAGTGAGAAGTGCTTCAGAGCATACACATCTCTCTTCATGCGCCATTTGTGTGAGCCTGGTAATGACAATGCTGAAACATTTGCTGATGGAGTGCCTCGTGAAGGATTAAGCAGACAACACGTTCTCACCAGAATTGGAGTGATGTCACTCATTCGCAAAAAG atttcAGAGTTCGAGACAATCAATGGCCATTACTCAATGCCAGAAGCTCTAAATAGGCCTGTTGAGCCAGCAGTAGTAGATGGTGGCAAGAGCAATGGTACTTCTGCTTCTG GCACACCAGCAACAAGTGTAACTCCATCTCCTGCACCATCTGTGAAGGGAGAAtcagaagacaaggaagaggacaaaaaggaagaagctaagaaagaagaagacaagaagaccgaagataaagaaaagaaggatgaaaaggagacagaaaaggaagaagaaaagaaggaagagaaggtagagaagaaggaggaagagaagacggaaggagaaaaagaaaag AAGGAGGAACCTGCTGAAACACCAGAAgtaaaggcagaggaagaagaaaagaaagaaacagaacaaacTGAGAAGACTGAGAAGcctgaagaggagaagaaagaggagccaGAGAAGATGGAAGTAGAAGAGaccaagaaggaagaagagaagaaagaggaagtgaaaatggaaactgaagaaaaagaacagaaggaaggagaacaaaagactgaagaaaaggaagag GCTGAGGTCAAGACTGAAAAGGTTGAAAAGACAGAGGATGATAAGGAgactgaaaagaaggaagaagtcaagaaagaagaggaagagaaggaggaggagaaagacaaagagaaagaaaaggagaaggaaggagataaagacaaagaaaaggacaaagataagaaggaggaggatgataagaaGGATTCCAAGAAGAAGGATGTGGATTCCGTGGCAAAGAGAAAGTTCATGTTCAATATTGCTGACGGTGGATTCACTGAGCTGCACACACTGTGGCAAAATGAGGAGAAGGCAGCTGTTCCTGGCCGCGAGTATGAGATTTGGCACCGCAG GCATGATTATTGGCTGCTTGCTGGCATTGTTACCCATGGGTATGGAAGGTGGCAAGACATCCAGAATGATGTCAGGTTTGCCATCATCAATGAGCCATTCAAGATGGATGTGGGCAAGGGTAATTTCTTGGAAATTAAAAACAAATTCCTTGCCAGAAGGTTCAAG CAGCTGTTAGAGCAAGCACTGGTCATTGAGGAACAGCTGCGTCGTGCAGCATTCCTTAACTTACAACAGGATCCCCATCATCCTGCTTGCACCTTGAATGCTCGTTTCGCTGAAGTGGAATGTCTGGCCGAATCACACCAGCACCTCAGCAAGGAGTCCCTGGCTGGAAATAAGCCAGCTAATGCAGTGCTAAATAAG GTGCTGAACCAGCTTGAGGAGCTGCTGTCAGACATGAAATCTGATGTCACACGGTTACCTGCTTCCCTTGCCCGTATTCCCCCTGTGGCCCAGCGTCTCCAAATGTCTGAGCGTTCTATCCTATCTCGCCTGGCCTCAGGCGCGGGTAATGTGGACAAAAGCGCTCAAGGAGCAGGTGAGG